The following nucleotide sequence is from Gemmatimonadaceae bacterium.
ACAAGACGGTCGTTGACGGCACGTTCAACCTGTGGATCGGCGGCGGTGGCGCGCTCGTGGGCGCCGGCGGTTCACGCGACCAGGAGAAGGCCGATTCCGCGTACATGCAGTTGATCCGCCGTCTGTACGCGGCGGGGGTGCCGCTCGTGGCGGGCACCGACAATTCGGCCGGCGTCACCTATCGCCGCGAACTCGAGATGTATGAACGGGCCGGCATTCCGCGGGCGAAGATCCTGCAGATCGCCACCATCGACGCGGCCCGCGTCATGAAGGACGAGGGGGAGTACGGCAGCATCGCCCCCGGCAAGGTGGCCGACATTCTCGTCGTCGGGGGAAAGCCACTGGAACGCATCAGCGACCTGCAGAAGCTGGAGGTGGTGATTCGCGGCGGCCGGTATTACAAGGTCAGCGACCTGCTCCTCGCGGTGAACCCGCGCAGCGGCATTCGCACGAACGGCGCCTGGGAAGGCGCCGACGTGGACGGTTGTGGCGCGCACCTCGACCCCTAGTCGGCGATCCCCGCGCGGTCGCGCACCGCCATCATGGTTCCCTGCATCACGGCGACCATCACTTCGCCCTCATCCTGCACGGCGCGCAATTCACCCTGACAGACCGTCAGCGTGCGTCCGGCGCGCACCACGCGGCCCACCGCCACGAAGCGATTGCCCGCCGCCGGCGCCATGAGGTTCACCTTGAACTCGGCGCTCATCACGCCAGCCCCCGGCTCCATCAGGGTGAGCGCGGCGTAGCCGCAGGCGCTGTCGAGGACGGACGCGACCACCCCGGCATGGAGGAAGTCGTGCTGCTGGGTCAGCTTGGCATTGAAGGGAAGCGCGATGAGCACTTCACCCGGCTCGACGAGCACGAGGGCGGCGCCCAGCGTGGCCATGAACTGCTGGCGGGCAAAACTCTCGCGCACGCGAAACTCATAGTTGGGGTCCTGCACCGCGCCTCGCGCCATGGCCCCCTCCCGCGTCATTCAGATGTTGTCGGCGTCCACCGTCTCCAGGGTCGGCCGCTTCGCCGTGCGGCCATCCCCTGATGAAATACCACGCGCGTGGCGCCAAAGCCACGGCACCAGGTGTTCGCCGGTCCATCGGAGCTCGTCGCCCAGGCGCGACACGATCGATGCCGGCGCCATCGGCGGCAGCGGGGTGGCCCACGCATCGTCATGACCGGGAAGGCGCAGCGCGTGCGCCAGCGCGGACGCAATGCGGGCATGGCCCTCGCTGTTGGCATGCAGCCGGTCGGCGCTCCACAGGCGCAGGTCGCTCGTCACGGGTTCGCGCGCCAGGTCGACGCACGTGGCCCCGGTGCGCGCGCAGATCTCGCGCACGAGCTCGTTGAGCGACAGCAGCCGGTCGCGGACGAGACGCGCCACCGGCGCCACCTCGCTGAGATCGGGCATCGTGATGGTCAGCACCGTGGCTCCGGCGTCGGCAAAGGCCGCCAGCATGCGCTCCGTCTCGCGGGCCACGGCCTTCACGTCGCAGCGGCGCCGGGCGAGGTCGTTCACGCCGGAGAAGACCGTGACGAGATCCGGGTGCATGGCGAGGGCCGGCAGCAGCTGCTCACGCCGCACGTCCTTGGTCAGGCGCCCGCGAACGGCGAGGTTCGCGTAGAGCAGGTCGCCGCCCTGCGCCGCCGACACGTGTGCCGCCAGCCGATTCGCCCAGCCGCGATACCCACCACGGCCATCCGGATCATCCAGGCCTTCGGTGGAGCTGTCGCCAATGGCGACATAGCGGGCGTAGTGCCGGGGGGCGGTGTTCGTCATGGGGGAACGGAAAATATACGGCGCGGTCACCACCGATGGGAACGTTTGCCGGGCCTGTCAGGTTTGTCTGATACCCTCCTACCCGCATACGCCCGTGCCCCTCATCCTGTTTCTCAAGCTGTACGCAACGGCAATTGTCGTCTTCTTCGCCCTCGACCTGACCTGGCTCGGCGTCGTGGCCAGGAATTTCTACGCCCAGCAGATGGGCCACCTGACGCGCGCCGACGTGCAGTGGGGACCGGCCATCCTGTTCTACGTGATCTATGTCGTGGCCATCGTGATGCTCTGCGTAAAGCCCGGCCTGGATCGCGACTCGATTGGCCGCGCGGCCGCACTCGGCGCGCTGTTCGGCCTGGCCGCGTACGCGGCCTTTGATCTCACCGCGCTGGCGCTGCTCAAGGACTTCCCGACCAAGGGCGCGATCGTTGACTTGATCTGGGGCACGGCGCTCACGGCCACCGTAAGCGGCGCGACGACCGCGGTCGGACGGTGGATACTGAACGGGTGAGCGAGGCTCGGCGGCTATCGCCGCCGATGGTCGTGGCAGACGAGGTCAATGACGACGGCGCACGACAAGATCAGCACGGGATCTTCGGCCGCGCCCACGTCGACACCGTAGGTGTCCGCGAGCGTGAACCACTGCTTCGAGACGTGGGCCACCGGGGCATCACCGCGACGGAAGAGATATTCGTGCTTCATCAGGTCGCCCTCGGCGACCAGGTCGTCGGGGCCCGGCACGTCGACGGTGAAGACCTGATGGAAGAAGGTGAAGAGCTCCTTCTTGACCACCGCGACGAGCGCGCCGCCGGCGTACAGTTCATAGGTCGGCGCCAGGGAGAGGAACTTCTGGCTGATGAAGGCCAGCTCGTTGCCCGCCATGTCCTGGAACGACGCCTTGTTGCCAACGCTGATCGCCTTGCCGTCCACGAAGTAGACGTCGTTGCCGTCCTCGTCGCGGATGGTGAAGTCGTTCCCCCAGGCGAGGAGTTTCTGCCGCAGCACATAGCGCATGGGATTCTCCGTCCGCGAGGTGGCCTACGACGCCGTCTTGAGCGTGTAGTGCAGCTCGTAGGCGTGCACCCCGGGCGTGATCGTGAGGTGGCACTGGCCGCTGATGCCGGCCAGCTCACCGGTCCCCGAATCAGGGACGATGCTGATGCTCAACTGCTGTACGCCCCCGGTCATGATCCCCGAGTGCTGCAGGACGAAGCTGCCGGCGCGGCCGTGCAGCGTCCCCGAGACCCGCTCCAACGCGACATAGCCGGCGGAGCCTGGTATCGCCGTGGTCGCGCCAAGCATCGTCCCGGCCCCCGCCGCCTCGAGGTGACCGTGGTATCGCTTGTCGATCGCGAGGCGTGACTCCGTCACGCCGTCGTGGGTATTGCTGGCCTGCGGCGTCATCGTGACCTCAAAGGTCCCGCGCGCGGTCATCGAGTGATTGGTCACGGCGTCCTTGCTCCCGAGGCAATCGAGTGCCTCGCATACGTTCCCGATGGACGCCGGCCGTCACCCGCCGACGGTCAGCGTTTTGCCGCCTCCAGCACGCCCATCGCCCCCTTGGTCGCGTCGGCGAAGGCATGCGACACGAAGGGATAGACCCCTGGTTCGGCGAGCCGAAGTTCGAAGATGGCGCCGCCGCCCACCGGTACATTGTACGTCTGAACCCCCTTCAATGGCGAGCCGAACGCATCCGCGTAGATGGCGTCGAAGATGGCGCCGACGACGTGGAATGAACTGGTGCGGTTGGGGCCGGCGTTGACGACGTACAGGCGAATGGGCGTGCGTGGCTTCACCGCAATCGGGTGCGTGGCGTAGCGCGAGGCCACGCCGTTGAATGTCACGAAATCGGGTGACGCGCCCAGCAGCTTCTGCCAGTCGAGCGCTCGCAGCGAGTCCTTCCCCTGCCCGGCCCCCATGTAGAACTCGCTCTGCACCAGCACGAACTCCTGCGCCGCCGGACGCGGCGAGACTGGATCGATGATCAGCGCCCCGTACATGCCGTTGGCGATGTGGGCGGCCACCGGGGCCGTGCCGCAGTGGTACATGAACGCGCCGGGAACCCGCGGCACGAACGTAAACTGGATGCTGTCCTTGGGATTCACGTTGCGATACGCGCGATTGGGCGCAATCTCGGCGGCGTGAAAGTCCATCGAGTGCGGCATGTTGGCGCCGTTCACCAGGGTGAACTCGATGGTGTCGCCGACGGTGGCGCGCAGCACCGGACCGGGGACGATCGAGTCGAAGGTCCAGGCGTCATACCAGACGCCGGTGGAGACCTCGTGACGCACGGCAACGCTCGTCATCCGGATGCGGTGTCGACGTGCGCTGCTGCGCGGCGGGGCGTCAGCCGCGCGATCCGGCTTCGTGGTCGCTGCTCCCACGGGAGCCTCGCCATGCGACATCTCGGCGGGCGGCGTGAGCGGGGCAGCGGTGGAGGGGGCAGCAGCGGGGCGCTGCGGAGCGGGCGAACCGCAGGCGGCGGCGAGAACCACCGCGACGAGCAGGGGGCGCATAAGATTCTCGGGGGGCAAGAAGTATGTGATATACCATAATACCCCGCGCAGTGCCAAACGATGCGGCCGCCGCGCGTTGGAGCGCGGCGGCCGCCTCGGTACGCCTGGGAGCTACGGCGTCGCCAGCTTCTTCCGCGCGAAGGGCCGCGTGAAGGCCGCTGGCGGGTTGTGGGCTCCGGCCGCCAGGTCGTAGGCCTTCTGGAAGAATTCCTTCGCCTTTACCGCCTGCCCCTGCTTCTCGTACGTCATTCCGAGGAGCGCGTGCATGAACGGATCGCGTTCATTGCCGCGCAGGGCAAGCGCCTTCGTCAGGTTGGCTTCGGCGGTGGCGAGGTCGCCGGTGTACAGCGCGACATAGCCCGTGAGGTACGGGAAGAATCGTTCCTGCTGGCGTGCCATCGCCGTGTCGCTGTCCAGCGCCTTGCGGGCGGCGGCCACATGCTGGGCCGCCCCCTTCTTGTCGCCATGACGGGCGGCCAGACGCGCGAGCGCGTGCTCCAGTCGGAAGTCCCACAGGCTCTTCGGGTGCGTCCGCGGCTCCGGTTCCTTGTTCCCGAGTTCGCTCCCCAGGCGATAGTACTTGTCCGCTGCCTTCAGGTCGCCGGCGTCAATGCAAATGCGCGCCGCTTCGTTGGCCATTTCGCCCTGCTGGTAGAACGCGTTCTGCGGCTCCTCGGCTTCACGCGTCTTCCAGTACGCGATCACCATCTCCTCGTACTTGACGGTGTTCGCGCAGTCGCCGTCGAAGGCATACGACATGGCCATGGCGCGCTGCGACGTGGCCTTGGCGGCGGCGTTGGGTGCGCTGGCGATGAGCGCCTGAAAGATCTCGCGCGCCTTGGCGGTCTCGCCGTCGGCGTCGAGGCGGCTGGCGAGGCGCGTGCTGTCTGCGCGCGGCGAGGGCTGTTGCGCGCCCGGCGGAGCGGCCTGGGCAGCGAGCGCGAGCGGCAGAACGGCAACGACAAGCAGCAGGGGGCGAAGCGACATGGGCACTCCGAAGATGTGGGCAGAGGCTCGGGAGGTCGCCGCCTGACCAGCGGCGGCAGTGACCGCTAGTATATAGTCGCCGCGCACCGCGCAGGCATCCAGTCACCCCGCCCGGCCGGTTGGCACCAGAGGAGCGATCCGATGAACAAGCGCGACTTCATTCGCACGATGGGCGGCGTCTCGGCCGGCCTCGTGTTTGGTCCAGACCTGCTCGCGCAGTATGCGGCCGTCCCGGCCACGGCGCTCGCCGAGGATGAGCCGTTCTGGGCGGCGGTCCGCGCCAAGTTCAAGCTGAACCCCGACTACATCAACCTCGAGAACGGCTACTACTGCTTCCAGCCGGAAGAGGTGCTCGAAGGTTTCATGGGGCACGTGCGCCGCATCAATTACATGGGCTCGCGCTACATGCGCACGGTGAAAGACGAGGACAAGCTGCGCGTGCGCACCCGGCTGGCCGCGATGGCGGGCTGTTCGCCGGCCGAACTGATCATCACGCGCAACACCACCGAGTCGCTCGACACCGTGATCGCCGGCTTCGACTGGAAGCCGGGCGACGAGGCGGTGATGGCCAATCAGGATTACGGCGCGATGCTCGACCAGTTCCGGTTGCAGGCGCGCCGGTTCGGGATGATCAACCGCTTCGTGGACGTGCCCATCAATCCGGCGAGCGACGACGAGGTCGTGCAAGTGTACGCGAACGCCATCACGCCCAGGACGCGCCTGTTGATGATCTGCCACATGGTGAACATCACCGGCCACGTGCTCCCGGTGCGCGCCATCTGCGACATGGCGCACGCCCGCGGGGTGCAGGTGATGGTGGACGGCGCGCACGCCTTCGCCCATCTCGACTTCAGGATTCCCGACCTCCACTGCGATTACTACGGCGCGTCACTGCATAAATGGCTGTCGGTTCCGCTCGGCGCGGGAATCCTGTACGTGAAGAAGGATCGCATCGCCGGGCTATGGCCCATCTACGGCGACGGCGCGCCCGACGACGATATCCGCAAGCTGAACCATACCGGCACGCACCCGTGCCATACGGACCTCGGCATCGAGAATGCCATCGCGTTTCACGAGGCGATCGGGAACGCGCGCAAGGAGGCGCGCCTGCGCTTCCTGCAGCGCTACTGGAGCGACCAGGTGCGCGGACGTCCGAAGTTCATCCTTAACACGCCAGCGGATCCCGCGCGATCGTGCGGCATCGCCAACGTGGGCATCGAGGGCGTGAAGCCGGCCGACCTGATGAAGATGCTGTTCGAGCAGCACCACATCTGGACGGTGGCCATCGATGGCGCCGGCGTGCGCGGGGTGCGCGTGACGCCGCAGGTGTACACCACGACCGCGGAACTGGATGCGTTCGTGAAGGCGCTGAAGGCGATCGCCGCGTAGCGCGCCCCGTTTGCACACGAGCCCCTCGCGCCGTGGTGGCGCGAGGGGCTCGTGCAGGTCCGGCGACCCGTTACTTCGCCAGTTCCGCCAGCACTGCCGCCAGCGCGTGCACGCGCGACGGATCCGCGGCTCCCGTCACGTCCGCAGCCAGCGTCTTGGCGAGCGCCGCATACGCCGACTTGCGCTTCGCGCCGCTGGCGGCCTCGGCGGCGTCAATCGCCCCGCTGATTGCCGTCGTGCGCGCCGCCGGCAACCCTTGGCCACGCACCAGCTGGTCGAGGTAGGCCCGCGCCACCACGGCCTGCGCCGGCCACCAGTTCTTCATCTGGTTCTGCGGGTTGTTCACCTCGTGTTGCACCAGCTTGGCGGCGGCGATCTCGTTGGCGGAGAGCAGCTCGCTGGGCGCGAGTTCAAGGACGTCGAGTCCCCGCGCGATCTCGGAGCTCCAGATGTATCCGTTGTGCCAGTACGCCGACCACGAACCCCCGATGTGCAGCGTGTCGGCGTTCACCGGGCCGCGGTCGAAGTAGGCGATCTCCTGCACGTGCGCCGGATCGGTGAAGTCGAAGACGGAGACGCCGCCCTGATACCACCCCTGCGCCATGAGGTCGCGGCCGGGGACTGGGATGATGGCGCCGTTGTGCGCGACGCAGTTCTCGGTGCTCGTCTGCGCCACCGGAAGCTTGTAGTAGCCAGCCAGCGTCAGCGCGCGGTCCTTCAGCGTGAAGATGGCGTCGGCGCCCCAGGTGAGCTTGTCACTCGCACGACAGCGCGGCGCGACACCGCCACCCCACTCGTCGGTGAAGAGCACCTTGCCGCCGTCGTTGCTGAAGTTCGCCGAGTGCCAGTAGGCGAAGTTGGGGTCCATCACCTCGGCGATGCGCTTGGGATTCGCCGGGTCCTTGATGTCGAGGATGATGCCGTTGCCCGAGCAGGCGCCCGCCGCGAGTCCGATGGCGGGGTATGCCGTGATGTCATGGCATTGGTCCGTCCGGGCCGTCGCCTGCGTCCCGGCGCCGTGCTCACCGCCCTTCCACAACCCGGCGATCGCGCCCGAGGAGTCGGCAAAGATGCGCGGGGTGTTCACCACCTTCGCCTCGGCCGGATTGGCCAGCGGGACGCGAATGACCTCGATGCGGAAGAGCGACGTATTGGGATCCTTGTCCGGCAGGGCGCCCGAGCATCCCGCCAGTTCGTTCGGCGACCGGACCAGGCTCGTGCCCTGGACGTAGATGTAGACGACCCCCTTGTCCTTGGGATCCTCGACGAGCGTGTGGGTGTGCGAGCCGCGGCATGTCTGCACCTGCGTGATGAGCGTCGGGTGCTCGATGTCGCTGATGTCGAAGATTCGCACGCCGCGGAAACGCTCGGCGCTGACGGTGTCCTTCACCCCGCCAGCGGCACAGTCGACGCGTCCACGCGTCTCTTCCACCGACATGAACATCAGGTGGCCCCACACCGACAGGTCGCCCTGTCCGCCCGGACACGGGTAGGCCGTCGTCAGCTTGAGGTGCCTCGGATCCGACGCGTCCCAGATCTGGAACCCGTTGAAGTTCCCCTGGAAGACATGCTTGCCCGCAAAGGCAAGGTCGGAGTTCATGAACGAGAAGTTGCCGAGGTTCTTCGCGTCGTACATCGCCTCGGGCTTCCACGTCGTCGAGACGACGTGAAGGTTCCACGCCGCTTCGTCCGCATCCTTCCATCCGGATTTCAGGGTGGCACGTGGATCGGTCGTGCTGGCGCCTTGTGCGCCCGCGTGGGAAGCGCTGAGCAGCGCGCTGAACGCGATCGCGGCCGCGCGCAAGGCGCGGAACGACGGAATGGGGGGCATTCGTACCTCGGTTGGTGATGGAGTCGGGCAGTTACTTCGACGGCAGGTTGGACAGCATCGCTCGCATGCGGGCGATTTCCGCGCGCTGGTCGGCATCGACGTCAGACGCGAACCGGAAGATGGCGGTGTTCTGTGCCGCTCCGGTAGTGGCAAAGAGCGCCGCGACCATGTCGAGCGCTCCCGAATGGTGCTGGATCATCCCGCTCAGGAACAGTCGATCGAAGGCGGCGCCGCGGGCTGCCTTGAGGTCCGTCATCTGCGCCCGGGTGAGCATCCCCGGCATCATCGGCATGTCGTGGTCGCCCATGTCCATTCCGAGATGCGGCAGCGGATCAGGCGCTTCTTGCCCGTGCGCGCGGAGCCATTGCTGCATCATGGCGATCTCGTCCTTCTGGGAGACGTCGATGCGTTCGCCGCGCGAACGCAACAGCGGTGAGGTGGTGCGGTCGGCGATGAGCCGCACCATCTCGATGGCCTGCGCATGATGATGGATCATGCCCTGCATGAACTGCACGTCGGCGGCCGCCGGGGCACCGGCCGCCTGCGCCGATGCCGCGCGCGGGGATGCCGCGCTGGCCGCCGCACAGGAAACGGCCAGCGCCATCCTGAAGATCAGTCGGCGACCCACGGTCACGGCGTCACGAGCGGTGTGAGCCCCGCCGCCTTCCGCTTGGCATTGAGCGCGGCGAGGCGAGTCGTCTTGAGCGCCGTCCACCGCTTCATCACCTCGTCGAGCTGCTTGCCCGCCGCGGTGCACGCCGCTACCTGGCGCGTCGTCGGTGCAACTTCCGCTCCCTGCATCGCCATCGCCGCGCCCATCAGCGTGCCGCTCACGCTCGAGAGCGTCGGCGGACCGGCCGGCGCGCCGAAGCGGCCGCCAAACCCGCGTCCGCCACGGCCACGCGCTGGCGCCGGAGCAATCGAATCGAGCGCCGCCTTCAGCGCATCCACCTCAGCGCCGGATTCGTTCGCCAGCCTGGCCGCCAGCGCGCGTGCCTCGGCGAACGCCGCGCGCGCCGAGTTGGCGCCATCCCACATCTGCCGCGACAGCGCGTGCAGCGGCGCGAGCGCGGCGGCCGGCGTCTTCACGCGCGGATCGAGCTTCACCGTGATGGGTTGCGTGTACGCGGCCCCGGCGGCCCCGTCGACCGTCAGCCGCACGTTGTAAGCGCCCGGCGGCGCCCACGGCGAGTTCTCGGGAAGCATCGCGCGTCCGGGCACGGCGCCGGTGGCATCCACGTCACCCGCGGCGTTCACATCCTCCACCGGAGGCGGCTGCAGACGCATGTCCCACGTGACGCGATGCATTCCGGCCGACGCGCCGAAGATCTCCGGCTCGCCCGGCCAGTAGAGCGGCAGCCCGCAAAAGGTTGCCGAGATGTTCTGCTGGCAGATCTTGTCGTAGGCCGCGCGGTCGAGCGCCGGATGCGGGTTCAGCACCGGCTCCTTGCTGGAGTACGTGCGCACCACGACTCCCTTCGCGTCGAGGATCTCGACTTTCACGTCGCCCGCTGCGTGCGGCAAGAAGTAGTCGAGGATGGCCCCGGGCGGCGGGTTCTGGCCTGCCGGCACCTCGGGCGGCAGGGGCGTTGGTTCGTTGGTGCCGAACCGGATGCGCAGCGCCGGCATTGGCTTCACGAGGAACGCCTTGTGCGACGCGGCGGCCTGCGCAATCTCCGCGGCCTGCCGGATGGGCGT
It contains:
- a CDS encoding PaaI family thioesterase; this encodes MARGAVQDPNYEFRVRESFARQQFMATLGAALVLVEPGEVLIALPFNAKLTQQHDFLHAGVVASVLDSACGYAALTLMEPGAGVMSAEFKVNLMAPAAGNRFVAVGRVVRAGRTLTVCQGELRAVQDEGEVMVAVMQGTMMAVRDRAGIAD
- a CDS encoding SGNH/GDSL hydrolase family protein → MTNTAPRHYARYVAIGDSSTEGLDDPDGRGGYRGWANRLAAHVSAAQGGDLLYANLAVRGRLTKDVRREQLLPALAMHPDLVTVFSGVNDLARRRCDVKAVARETERMLAAFADAGATVLTITMPDLSEVAPVARLVRDRLLSLNELVREICARTGATCVDLAREPVTSDLRLWSADRLHANSEGHARIASALAHALRLPGHDDAWATPLPPMAPASIVSRLGDELRWTGEHLVPWLWRHARGISSGDGRTAKRPTLETVDADNI
- a CDS encoding DUF2177 family protein; the encoded protein is MPLILFLKLYATAIVVFFALDLTWLGVVARNFYAQQMGHLTRADVQWGPAILFYVIYVVAIVMLCVKPGLDRDSIGRAAALGALFGLAAYAAFDLTALALLKDFPTKGAIVDLIWGTALTATVSGATTAVGRWILNG
- a CDS encoding LURP-one-related family protein; protein product: MRYVLRQKLLAWGNDFTIRDEDGNDVYFVDGKAISVGNKASFQDMAGNELAFISQKFLSLAPTYELYAGGALVAVVKKELFTFFHQVFTVDVPGPDDLVAEGDLMKHEYLFRRGDAPVAHVSKQWFTLADTYGVDVGAAEDPVLILSCAVVIDLVCHDHRRR
- a CDS encoding DUF3224 domain-containing protein — encoded protein: MTNHSMTARGTFEVTMTPQASNTHDGVTESRLAIDKRYHGHLEAAGAGTMLGATTAIPGSAGYVALERVSGTLHGRAGSFVLQHSGIMTGGVQQLSISIVPDSGTGELAGISGQCHLTITPGVHAYELHYTLKTAS
- a CDS encoding multicopper oxidase domain-containing protein; its protein translation is MRPLLVAVVLAAACGSPAPQRPAAAPSTAAPLTPPAEMSHGEAPVGAATTKPDRAADAPPRSSARRHRIRMTSVAVRHEVSTGVWYDAWTFDSIVPGPVLRATVGDTIEFTLVNGANMPHSMDFHAAEIAPNRAYRNVNPKDSIQFTFVPRVPGAFMYHCGTAPVAAHIANGMYGALIIDPVSPRPAAQEFVLVQSEFYMGAGQGKDSLRALDWQKLLGASPDFVTFNGVASRYATHPIAVKPRTPIRLYVVNAGPNRTSSFHVVGAIFDAIYADAFGSPLKGVQTYNVPVGGGAIFELRLAEPGVYPFVSHAFADATKGAMGVLEAAKR
- a CDS encoding aminotransferase class V-fold PLP-dependent enzyme encodes the protein MNKRDFIRTMGGVSAGLVFGPDLLAQYAAVPATALAEDEPFWAAVRAKFKLNPDYINLENGYYCFQPEEVLEGFMGHVRRINYMGSRYMRTVKDEDKLRVRTRLAAMAGCSPAELIITRNTTESLDTVIAGFDWKPGDEAVMANQDYGAMLDQFRLQARRFGMINRFVDVPINPASDDEVVQVYANAITPRTRLLMICHMVNITGHVLPVRAICDMAHARGVQVMVDGAHAFAHLDFRIPDLHCDYYGASLHKWLSVPLGAGILYVKKDRIAGLWPIYGDGAPDDDIRKLNHTGTHPCHTDLGIENAIAFHEAIGNARKEARLRFLQRYWSDQVRGRPKFILNTPADPARSCGIANVGIEGVKPADLMKMLFEQHHIWTVAIDGAGVRGVRVTPQVYTTTAELDAFVKALKAIAA
- a CDS encoding DUF305 domain-containing protein yields the protein MTVGRRLIFRMALAVSCAAASAASPRAASAQAAGAPAAADVQFMQGMIHHHAQAIEMVRLIADRTTSPLLRSRGERIDVSQKDEIAMMQQWLRAHGQEAPDPLPHLGMDMGDHDMPMMPGMLTRAQMTDLKAARGAAFDRLFLSGMIQHHSGALDMVAALFATTGAAQNTAIFRFASDVDADQRAEIARMRAMLSNLPSK